The Nostoc sp. 'Lobaria pulmonaria (5183) cyanobiont' DNA window GTCCCTGCCACCGGAATAGAAACAAATCCATCAGGAATATGCATGATCTACCCTGTATTCTTAGAGGTTCATTTACTCAAAACAAGCAATAAAACTACGCCATCATTTTAATAACAAACAAAATTTTTCTATTTTTTGCAATGCCCTATTGAGGGATTTTATCGTGTTACTTTTGACATAATTTACAATACAGTTTTTACTAAATACTATACTTCTTGAATAACTTATTAAATTTTATTAAGCTATTTTTTTATCCCGCTAAATGTTGACAAATCTGGCCAAACAGACTGCACATATCTAGTTTCATTTGGTTGATGAAATCACTTTTAAAAACAGGTAATAGCGAAACGTTAACTTGCCTCTTACCTTATGGAGTAGTTCGCTTTTTCCAAAATCAAATAGGATTCCTATAGCTGCTCTTACAATTTAGAAATAGTTATATCTATATTCTCAAAAAAATGTTTTTATTTTTTTATTTTTCTTTGTTTTGTAGTGTTTAATTAATTCAATACTTCTTGCATCAACAAATAAGGTTTTCCTGGCGTAACAAGCTTATGCAATCAGTATTGGCACTTTATTTTTACCTTGCTGTAACAATAATAATGTATAAGCATATTTCCCAAATTTCCGATACTCTATATTAAATTACTATTTTCTATAGTATAAAAAATCGTTTAAATTTGCTTACTAAACTGTATATTTGCTGATTTAGTTTACTTATATATACTACAGAATATTGCGATAAAAACACCCAGACTTCAGTATAATATCATAAAAACAAGGGGTAAAATGTAAAATTTAGATGAGATTTGGGAAAATACTGTCAATCCTACTGTGAATCGAAGTGCGGGAATTACTAAACTTTCAGGGCATCTAACTGTAACAAAAGTATTCCTCAAGTTTTGAGTAATTAGGTTCAGTCAATAAAGTCAGCAGATGTTTGCCTCTATTTTCCACAGACTTTACACACCCCCGTTTTGCAATTTGGAATATGAAAACAAACTCATCCAACTCGCTGTTAACAGTATCAACTGGCCCGTTAAAGATTTCAGAGTTGCCTCCCAACCCCGTGGGTACAGGTGATGAATCTATTCATCTTTCTCTAGTAATTCCTACTTATAAAGAGCGTGAAAACATCAAGAATGTAGTCAACGTATTGAGTCAATTACTGGATGAATCTATTGCAGGAAAGTATGAACTAATAGTGGTAGATGATGATAGCCCAGACCGAACCTGGGAGATAGCACAATCTTTGACGACAGAATACCCCCAATTGCGGGTGATGCGACGCCAACAGGAACGGGGGCTGTCTTCAGCGGTGATTCGTGGGTGGCAAGCAGCCACAGGCATTGTGTTGGGGGTGATTGATGGAGATTTACAGCATCCACCAGAGGTACTAATACAACTGTTGCGTAGTATTGAGCAAGGAGCAGATTTGGCAGTAGCTAGCCGTCATGTAGAAGGAGGCGGTGTTAGTAGCTGGAGTGTTGTTAGGCGTTTTTTGTCTCGTGGCGCTCAGTTGTTAGGCTTGGTAATCTTACCGGGGGTATTGGGCAGAGTTTCTGACCCGATGAGTGGTTATTTTATGGTGCGTCGGAGTGCGATCGCAGGTGCAACACTCAATCCAGTCGGATATAAAATTCTCCTAGAAGTAATTGGCCGGGGAAAAGTAGACCAAGTTGCCGAGGTTGGGTATGTATTTTGTGAACGCAAACAGGGTGAGAGTAAGGTGACATGGAAGCAATATATAGATTACATCCACCACTTGGTACGATTGCGGCTTTCCACAGGGAAATTAGGACGATTGCGTAGAAAAGTCAATTTCCCAGTTGGTCGATTCCTCCGGTTTGGGTTGGTTGGCTTTAGTGGCGTATTTGTAGATATGGCAATACTTTACTTACTTAGCGATCCAACTACTTTGGCTTGGCCACTGATGCCCAGCAAAATTATTGCTGGTGAGATTGCAATTTTAAATAATTTTTTCTGGAATGATGCTTGGACATTTGCTGATGTCAGCGCTAGACAGCAAGGATGGAAGCAACGCCTGAAGCGGTTTGTCAAATTCAACACCATTTGTCTTGTTGGACTGGGATTGAATTTACTGGTATTATATTTGATATTCAATTTTCTTATTCCTAACCGTTATATTGCCAACTTTATTGCGATCGCAGTTGCTACCGTCTGGAATTTCTGGATTAATTTGAAACTTAGCTGGCGCGTCACTGATGTGAAATAATCACAACGAGGGATTTGAGATTTTGATTTTTGTTCTTAGACTTTAGAACGAACTGAAATCTAAAACGTCAAATCTACAAATCCATTCGTGTGAGGCGCGGCAATGAGAGTTCTTTTCCAAGGTGCATTTTATTTTTACAAACAAATTATCTCGTTGCTACCCGTCTACGCTATCCATTTCCTGCCTCTAACAGATAAAAACTCCAGCTCACTACGCAAGCATTGGCATAATTGGCAGACTCGCCTTCCTCCTTTCTGGGTTCATCTCTTGCCGATCTTAATCTGGTTGATTGTCGGCATCAGCTTGCGCCTAGTTAACTTGACTGCAAAGCCTCCTTGGACTGATGAGTTTGCCACCTTGGTGTTTAGCTTGGGGAATACTTTTTTATCAGTACCCCTAGATCGAGCGATCGCACTTGATATTCTATTACAACCACTGCAACTAAACCCAGCCGCTACTATTGGTGATGTCATTCACAACTTAGCTACACAAGATAGTCATCCACCACTGTATTTTGTGCTGGCTTACCTGTGGATGAAATTATTTCCCAGCGATGGAGGATTAGTATCGCTGTTTGCTGCGCGATCGCTACCAGCTATATTCGGTGCTGCCTCCATCCCGTGTGTTTACGTATTAGGTAGGGTAGCATTTCGTTCGCGATTAGTGGGACACTTAACTGCTGCCATGATGGCAGTATCACCTTATGGTGTATTTTTAGCACAAGAAGCGCGTCATTACACTTTGGCAATCTTATGGGTAATTGGTTCCCTCACCTGCTTAGTAATTGCCACACGTCATATTCAAAACCGCACACCTTTATCTATATGGGTAGCACTTTTCTGGATAGAAATTAATGCTTTAGGTATTGCTACTCATTATTTTTTCACCCTGACTCTCTGTACAGAAGTCGTAGTTTTGATTTTTCTTGCTTGGCTTCAATTGCAAACTAGCAGCAAATTTTCTCTCCTCTTCTCTCCTCCCTGGCGGCGCATCTATGCCGTTGCTATAGGTACTTGTGTAGCGGGTTTAATTTGGATACCAACCTTGTTAGAGAATAAAAATCGTGATAGTTTGACAGAGTGGATTCGAGGTTCGCGCGTTGGACTAGATTGGTTAAGCCCAATTTTTCAAGCTTTAGGAACATTGATTGCAATGATTTCCCTATTACCAGTTGAATCTTCTCAAGCTTTGGTTGTGATTCCTTCTGGAGTAGTGATGTTGACTTTCTTTATTTGGGCAGTACCAATTTTGCTGCGTGGGATAAAGATTCAACTACAGCACCCCGAAAACCGGATGATGATTCAGGTGTTTGCTGGAGTAGTTATCAGTGCGATCGCTTTATTCTTTATATTTACGTACTTTTTGGGTATTGACCTCACCAGGGGTGCTAGATATAACTTTGTTTACTTTCCGGCGATCGTTGTTTTACTAGGAGCAAGTCTGGCAGTTTGTTGGCATCCTCCCAAAGAATGGATGGAAACAGAGCCAGGGAAAAATGGGATAACAAGCATAGGTAAATGGGGAATAAACGGGAAAAAAGCCGTAATATTAATTTGGTTAATCGGATTTTTCAGTGCAGTTACAGTAATTTGCAATCTCGGCTATCAAAAATATTATCGTCCTGACCTGTTTGTGCAACTAATTCAACAAACATCCCCAACACCAGTACTGATTGCCACCACCCACAAAACTTATGTACACACTGGAGAAATTATGGGAGTTGCGAGGGAGATTAAACTTGCAAATTCACTTCAAAATCCTCTGTTTCTCCTTGCTCATCAAGATCGAGATCCGAATGCTTCCACCATTGCTTTGGAAAATACTTTAAAAAAACTACCACGACCTTTTGATCTGTGGCTGGTAAACTTTCACGCACCCGTAGCAGAAAGCGCGAACACATGTGTTATGTCTGATACTCAATCTTTGCCAACCGTAGACGGCTACGAATATGAACTTTATCACTGTCAATAAGCTGGGGAGTGGGGAGCAGAGGAGCAGGGGAAGCAAGGGGACAAGGGGACAAAAGTTAGAACTTGCAACAAGTCTTTCCCTTCTCCTTGTCCCCAAGTCCTCTTCCCAACGCCCTGCAAAAGCCTTGCACAAAACTTTTGACTTTTGACTTTTAACTTTTGACTTCCGCCTTGCGGTAATGCATCTTGTGGAAGTTCCTCAAATATCGATATCCATAGGAGACTAGAGAAAGAAGAACAAAATATATCTAACACGTTTTCAAGTAGCGAAAGCTGTAACTAGTTATAAGGAGGGTTTATGCGTGCAGTATTGATGGCAGGGGGTTCGGGAACGCGGCTTCGCCCGTTAACTTGCGATCTGCCGAAACCGATGGTGCCGATTCTAAATCGACCAATTGCCGAACATATTATCAATCTCCTCAAACGACATCAAATTACAGAAGTTATTGCGACATTGCATTATTTACCTGATGTCTTGCGAGACTATTTTCAAGATGGCAGCGATTTTGGCGTCCAGATGACCTATGCTGTCGAAGAAGATCAGCCTTTGGGTACAGCTGGCTGTGTGAAAAACATTGCTGAACTTCTTGATGAAACTTTTTTAGTTATTAGCGGTGATAGCATAACAGATTTTGACCTGACAGCAGCGATCGCATTCCACAAACAAAAGAAGTCAAAAGCTACTTTGATTTTAACCAGGGTTCCCAATCCGATTGAATTTGGAGTGGTGATTACCGATGAGGAGACACGGATTCGGCGATTTTTAGAAAAACCCTCTAGTAGTGAAATTTTTTCTGATACCGTCAATACTGGTACTTACATTCTTGAACCAGAAGTTTTGGAATATCTGCCAGCAAACATTGAATCTGACTTTTCCAAAGACTTATTCCCCTTACTACTAACAAAAGATGAGCCAATGTATGGTTACATTGCTCAAGGTTACTGGTGTGATGTTGGTCACTTAGATGCCTATCGTGAGGCTCAGTATGACGCGTTAGATCGGAAAGTGCAACTAGATTTTGCCTATAAAGAAGTTTCTCATGAGTTATGGGTAGGCCAAAATACTTACATCGATCATACGGCTGTGATTGAAACCCCAGTAGTGATTGGTGACAATTGTCGCATTGGCGCAAGAGTACAAATTGAGGCAGGAACCGTAATTGGGGATAATGTCACTATTGGCGCTGATGCTAATCTCAAACGTCCCATAGTGTGGAATGGGGCATTTATTGGCGAGGAAGCACATCTTTCTGCCTGTGTAATTTCCCGTGGCACTCGTGTAGACCGCCGCGCCCATGTATTAGAAGCTGCTGTTGTGGGTTCGCTTTCCACGGTGGGAGAAGAAGCTCAAATTAGCCCTGGTGTACGTGTTTGGCCCAGTAAAAAGATTGAGTCAGGAGCAGTTTTAAACATTAACTTGATTTGGGGAAACACCGCCCAACGAAATTTATTTGGGCAACGTGGTGTCCAAGGATTAGCGAATATCGACATCACCCCAGAATTCGCTGTGAAATTGGGAGCGGCTTACGGTTCTACTTTGAAACCTGGTTCTAAAGTAACGGTTTCGCGTGACCAGCGTAATGTCTCTCGGATGGTGACGCGATCGCTGATTGCTGGTTTAATGTCAGTAGCTGTTGACATTCAAAACCTCGATGCCACAGCTATCCCCATCGCCCGCACGGTTATACCCACAATGTCGGTAGCTGGTGGTATCCACGTCCGGGTACACCCTGATCGCCCTGACTACATTCTGATTGAATTTATGGATGCCAAGGGCATTAATATCTCCAAAGCCCTGGAAAAGAAAATTGAAGGGGCTTATTTTAAGGAGGATATGCGGCGGGCGCTAATTCATGAAATTGGCGATGTGTCTTACCCTAGCCAAGTGAATGACCGCTACTGTACTGCTTTTGAGAAACTGTTGCATGTTCATACACTCCGCAACAGCCGCGCAAAAGTGGTGATTGATTATGTTTATGCAGTGTCGGGGGCAGTTTTACCCCAAATGTTGGATAAATTTGGCGCTGATGCAGTGGTATTGAATGCCAGTGTCAATAAAACAGCGATGTCAATCACCGATCGCGAAGGATTGCTGACTCAGTTAGGTCATGTAGTGGAGGCATTAAAAGCTAACTTTGGGGTGCAAGTATCCGCTAATGGAGAACAGCTAATTTTAGTTGATGAATCAGGCTACCCAATTCGTGGGGAAATGTTAACAGCACTGATGGTAGACATGATATTAACCGCTAACCCCAGAGGAACAGTAGTTGTACCAGTTCATGCTTCCAGCGCTATCGAACAAGTTGCCCGTCGGCATGATGGCAGAGTGATTCGCACTAAAGCCAACCCTACAGCTTTAATGGAAGCTTGCCAGAAAAACCCGAATGTGGTCTTAGGAGGTAGTGGAGAGACTGGTTTTATTTTCCCGCAACTGCATCCGGGATTTGATGCCATGTTCTGCATTGCGAAGATAATTGAGATGTTGACTATACAAGAGCGATCGCTTGCTGCTGCACGGTCAGAATTGCCTCGTGTAATTCACAAGACTTATACAGTCCGTTGCCCGTGGACAGCCAAGGGTGCTTTGATGCGTTACTTGGTGGAAACTCACCCAGCGCAAAATCTAGAATTAATTGATGGAGTAAAAATCTGTCAACCCTACGATGACAGTTGGCTGTTAGTTTTACCAGATGCCAGCGAACCACTGGTGCATTTGTATGCAAATAGCAACGATCGCGAATGGGTAGATGAAACTATGAGAAACTACCGCACCCGTGTCCAGTCGTTTGTGGAAAGACAACAAGAATATCAACCAGCCGAAGTTTAATTTGTAATTCGTAATTCGTAATTGAATTCTTTAATTACGAATTACGAATTATAGCGGTTCCCATTCAGATGCGGTACAACATTATATCGTGGGGTGTAGGGGCACGGCACTGCCGTGCCCCTACAGGTGTACCTCACACAAACGAGAAGCGCTATAGCAATTACGAATTATGTTGAGGGGGTTCCAAATTATCATTGAGAACATTCCGCTAAATTTTTCTCAGCGTAATTGCAATCAAAATAAATTAAAGCTTCCCTAGTAGAGGGGAATGCTCTAGTTGTCGAGTATGGGCTACTTTCTGGACTTGCTTCATATAGCCAAACTTTCAAATAGTAATAATTATTATCATCAGTAGACCATAATTCATAACGGTAATTACCTCCTGAACCCTGACTATTTAAATAGTCAGCTAGTGCTGTATTTGATGTAGACACAAAGTTCAATACAGTCAAAACAGGAATTACGGCTAGTTTTAGTATTTGGATTAATTTCATAAATGCACAAAAAATTTACTTTCTCTAGCTTCCGCTTCCGATGTATTTTTTGTAACTAGTAATTCTTCGGAATATTGTGTGAGGCTATCGTAAGCGACTTACAAAAAGTTGGCTGATAGCCCATCCTTATTGGGGTTGAATGAACCGCCCCTAGACTTTTCGGTTTGTTTACTGAAATACTTTACAAATATTTACTTAAATTAAATAATAAAAACTGTCAATAAGTCTGATAGGATATTTTCAAGTTTATTGATATAGATAGTCATTAAGCTAGCAATATATTTCAATAAGCAAGGCAAATAGGTATCTTGGCGATCGCAAAACTATATATCAGGTGAAAATATGTCGAAAAAAATCGGTCTGTTCTACGGTACTCAAACTGGCAACACTGAATCTGATGCTGAAAAAATTCGGGATGAGTTTGGTGGTGATGCTGTAACATTACATCCCATTTATGAAGCGGATACTACAACTTTTGATGAGTATGACTTACTAATTATTGGCTCTCCCACTTGGGATATTGGTCAACTTCAGAGCGATTGGGAAGGCTTTTTCTCCGATCTGGATGAAATAAATTTTAGTGGTAAGCTGGTTGCCTATTTTGGTGATGGAGACCAATATGGCTATAGCGATAACTTCCAGGATGCAATTGGAATTTTGGAAGAAAAAATTTCCCAACGAGGCGGTAAAACTGTTGGTTACTGGCCAACAGATGGGTATGACTTTGAGAATTCTAGAGCTTTGAAAAATGGCAAGTTTGTTGGTTTGGCACTTGATGAAGGTAGTCAATCTGAGCTAACAGATGAGCGAATTAAAACTTGGGTTACTCAGTTGAAGACAGAATTTGGTTTGTAGAGATTTGGGGCGCACGGCTAGCTGTGCGCCTTTATTGAAATTGATAATTTGGAAGTTATAGGTATTTATGTCTGATTCATTTGATGTTTTATGGTTAAGTGCCAGTCCTGTTTTACAGCGTTTTGATAAACCATTACTTGAACATTTATCTAGTTATATAAATGTTGCCCAGTGGGAATACCAGCAAACCAAAGATGAAGCCAGTTGCATAGATCAAGCTGTGGATTTGGTGTATGACTTTTTAAAATCGCGCGATCGCCCCGTGCATTTAGCAGGACATGGTATAGGTGGTGCGATCGCTTTAACCTTTGCGCGTCGATTTCCTCAAAAAGTGCGATCGCTCACCCTGCTGGCTGTAGCAGCTCAACCTGCAAACAATTGGCACGCTCACTATTACTTTCAACGACAACTTTTTAGCATCAGCCGTGAGCTAGTTTTGGCAAGCAGCGTTCGCAGTCTATTTGGAAATCAACCACCTCATACCACTAAAAAGTTAGTAGCTGCTTTAGATAAAGATTTAGAACAATCTCCATCGTCCCACTCTTTATTTAAGTTGGTTTATTTACCTAAGGGTGGAGTTTCTATGCCAATGATGGTATGTGGTAGCAAGAGCGATCCTGTAGTCAATCCGCCTGCATTGCATGACTGGTTAAATTGGTTGAAGCCAGAAGATAAACTCTGGGAATGCCCACAAGGGTATCATTTTTTTCACTACTTCTATCCTCAACAGGTTGGCGAACAGATTTTGAGTTTTTGGCAATGCCACCATCCGCATCTACTGGAAGCATCTGCACTATCTTTTAGCACTTCTACAAATTAGTAACTTTGAGAGTGCGATGTCTGACGACAAGCCTTACGGCTACGCATTTGTGAAATTTGGGATGTAATGAGGTACGTTCGCCTTTGGTGTTGGTGCAGCGATCGCTAATCATTTTACCGCTAATTATTGATGTTTCATCCTCTCAAGCTGGATGTAATCATTCAGATAGGCGTTCTCGAAAATAAAGGCGATATAAATTACAAAGGCATTGAACTTTATTTTCTTTAAATTCAATTAAGCCCAGACTGCGTAATTTAAAACTTTGTGCATAATCTAAATGAACAGGAATATCACTCTTGATAACTTTTTGGAGCGCTGTTTTTAACAATATATCTTCTTCCAACAGTGAAAGATAGGGATGTAAAAAGCCTCTAAATAATCCCTCATCAGTGGGCGCAATTTTCAGAAATTGTTCTAAAGTTAAATTACCTGTGGCAATTTGATAAAGAGCAGTCCTTAATAAATAAGGATGACCATCAAGCATTCCCCTTAATTGTCCGATTTGTGTATCCGACCAATTTAATTTATGTCGTTGGACTAATTCTTTTATTTGTGTGGCGTTGAATTCTCCTATTTCAACAGATAAACCCACATTAAAGGGGGATTGGTTGACATTTAAGGAAACATATACTTCTTGAGAATGAGCAATTACTAAACGCAATTTTTGCCAGATTTCTTCGTTTTTACCGTTTTCATGCCAAGCTCGGAGTAGTGCAAAAAATTCTTGAGCAATTTCGGGATAAGGAAAAATTTTGTCAATATCATCTAAGCCTAATAGTAAGGGAGTATCAATATTTTTTAATAAATAGTCTTTTAAATAATTAGTGCAGTTAACTTGACTGCTTAAGCGTCTTTTCCAACACTGATCTATTTTATCTTCTAGCCCTAATTCATAACTCAGAGTTGCACAGAATGCCTGTAAAAAATTATTGAGATCGGTAAGATTTTCTTTACTCCATAAATTAAGAGAAACTGGGCGATAACCTTTTTGTTTACTATAGTCAAGAATGCGGCTTATTAAAGAACTTTTACCCATCTTTTGCGGCGCTTTGATGCGGATTAACGCCCCTGGTTGCAGGATGGATTCATAACATTTAATTTCCACCTCTGGACGCTCGATATAAAAGGGGGAGTTAAGAGGAACTTGACCATCAGTATTTTCAAAAATTACTGAGGAGTTGTTCTGTTTGACTTTTG harbors:
- a CDS encoding glycosyltransferase, yielding MKTNSSNSLLTVSTGPLKISELPPNPVGTGDESIHLSLVIPTYKERENIKNVVNVLSQLLDESIAGKYELIVVDDDSPDRTWEIAQSLTTEYPQLRVMRRQQERGLSSAVIRGWQAATGIVLGVIDGDLQHPPEVLIQLLRSIEQGADLAVASRHVEGGGVSSWSVVRRFLSRGAQLLGLVILPGVLGRVSDPMSGYFMVRRSAIAGATLNPVGYKILLEVIGRGKVDQVAEVGYVFCERKQGESKVTWKQYIDYIHHLVRLRLSTGKLGRLRRKVNFPVGRFLRFGLVGFSGVFVDMAILYLLSDPTTLAWPLMPSKIIAGEIAILNNFFWNDAWTFADVSARQQGWKQRLKRFVKFNTICLVGLGLNLLVLYLIFNFLIPNRYIANFIAIAVATVWNFWINLKLSWRVTDVK
- a CDS encoding glycosyltransferase family 39 protein gives rise to the protein MRVLFQGAFYFYKQIISLLPVYAIHFLPLTDKNSSSLRKHWHNWQTRLPPFWVHLLPILIWLIVGISLRLVNLTAKPPWTDEFATLVFSLGNTFLSVPLDRAIALDILLQPLQLNPAATIGDVIHNLATQDSHPPLYFVLAYLWMKLFPSDGGLVSLFAARSLPAIFGAASIPCVYVLGRVAFRSRLVGHLTAAMMAVSPYGVFLAQEARHYTLAILWVIGSLTCLVIATRHIQNRTPLSIWVALFWIEINALGIATHYFFTLTLCTEVVVLIFLAWLQLQTSSKFSLLFSPPWRRIYAVAIGTCVAGLIWIPTLLENKNRDSLTEWIRGSRVGLDWLSPIFQALGTLIAMISLLPVESSQALVVIPSGVVMLTFFIWAVPILLRGIKIQLQHPENRMMIQVFAGVVISAIALFFIFTYFLGIDLTRGARYNFVYFPAIVVLLGASLAVCWHPPKEWMETEPGKNGITSIGKWGINGKKAVILIWLIGFFSAVTVICNLGYQKYYRPDLFVQLIQQTSPTPVLIATTHKTYVHTGEIMGVAREIKLANSLQNPLFLLAHQDRDPNASTIALENTLKKLPRPFDLWLVNFHAPVAESANTCVMSDTQSLPTVDGYEYELYHCQ
- a CDS encoding mannose-1-phosphate guanyltransferase gives rise to the protein MRAVLMAGGSGTRLRPLTCDLPKPMVPILNRPIAEHIINLLKRHQITEVIATLHYLPDVLRDYFQDGSDFGVQMTYAVEEDQPLGTAGCVKNIAELLDETFLVISGDSITDFDLTAAIAFHKQKKSKATLILTRVPNPIEFGVVITDEETRIRRFLEKPSSSEIFSDTVNTGTYILEPEVLEYLPANIESDFSKDLFPLLLTKDEPMYGYIAQGYWCDVGHLDAYREAQYDALDRKVQLDFAYKEVSHELWVGQNTYIDHTAVIETPVVIGDNCRIGARVQIEAGTVIGDNVTIGADANLKRPIVWNGAFIGEEAHLSACVISRGTRVDRRAHVLEAAVVGSLSTVGEEAQISPGVRVWPSKKIESGAVLNINLIWGNTAQRNLFGQRGVQGLANIDITPEFAVKLGAAYGSTLKPGSKVTVSRDQRNVSRMVTRSLIAGLMSVAVDIQNLDATAIPIARTVIPTMSVAGGIHVRVHPDRPDYILIEFMDAKGINISKALEKKIEGAYFKEDMRRALIHEIGDVSYPSQVNDRYCTAFEKLLHVHTLRNSRAKVVIDYVYAVSGAVLPQMLDKFGADAVVLNASVNKTAMSITDREGLLTQLGHVVEALKANFGVQVSANGEQLILVDESGYPIRGEMLTALMVDMILTANPRGTVVVPVHASSAIEQVARRHDGRVIRTKANPTALMEACQKNPNVVLGGSGETGFIFPQLHPGFDAMFCIAKIIEMLTIQERSLAAARSELPRVIHKTYTVRCPWTAKGALMRYLVETHPAQNLELIDGVKICQPYDDSWLLVLPDASEPLVHLYANSNDREWVDETMRNYRTRVQSFVERQQEYQPAEV
- the fldA gene encoding flavodoxin FldA; protein product: MSKKIGLFYGTQTGNTESDAEKIRDEFGGDAVTLHPIYEADTTTFDEYDLLIIGSPTWDIGQLQSDWEGFFSDLDEINFSGKLVAYFGDGDQYGYSDNFQDAIGILEEKISQRGGKTVGYWPTDGYDFENSRALKNGKFVGLALDEGSQSELTDERIKTWVTQLKTEFGL
- a CDS encoding alpha/beta hydrolase; the protein is MSDSFDVLWLSASPVLQRFDKPLLEHLSSYINVAQWEYQQTKDEASCIDQAVDLVYDFLKSRDRPVHLAGHGIGGAIALTFARRFPQKVRSLTLLAVAAQPANNWHAHYYFQRQLFSISRELVLASSVRSLFGNQPPHTTKKLVAALDKDLEQSPSSHSLFKLVYLPKGGVSMPMMVCGSKSDPVVNPPALHDWLNWLKPEDKLWECPQGYHFFHYFYPQQVGEQILSFWQCHHPHLLEASALSFSTSTN
- a CDS encoding AAA-like domain-containing protein, coding for MPFNIFSKPPKPEPAEMTGLIKISGCDNPKRCGDVIFVHGLGGHARGTWHPEELRNDDNFWLTWLAQERPDLGIWSFGYKAEPFEWRGSTMPLFDRASNLQEYLEVYDIGKYPIIFIAHSMGGLLVKEMLRNAQTFQKKAVIQQTKGIVFLSTPHTGSHLANLVDKIGILARTSVSVNELKSHIPQLRQLNEWYRQNVDSLEITTKVYYETKPTQGFLVVDPDSANPGIKDVQPTATDDDHLSITKPKSTENLVYKGVSQFIKQQLLLNLGIVEQPTSKVKQNNSSVIFENTDGQVPLNSPFYIERPEVEIKCYESILQPGALIRIKAPQKMGKSSLISRILDYSKQKGYRPVSLNLWSKENLTDLNNFLQAFCATLSYELGLEDKIDQCWKRRLSSQVNCTNYLKDYLLKNIDTPLLLGLDDIDKIFPYPEIAQEFFALLRAWHENGKNEEIWQKLRLVIAHSQEVYVSLNVNQSPFNVGLSVEIGEFNATQIKELVQRHKLNWSDTQIGQLRGMLDGHPYLLRTALYQIATGNLTLEQFLKIAPTDEGLFRGFLHPYLSLLEEDILLKTALQKVIKSDIPVHLDYAQSFKLRSLGLIEFKENKVQCLCNLYRLYFRERLSE